Part of the Alosa alosa isolate M-15738 ecotype Scorff River chromosome 18, AALO_Geno_1.1, whole genome shotgun sequence genome is shown below.
agtatattaatGCTGTAGctgatagcctacagtagccCTAGACAACATGCTATATACACATGAGAAGTGTAGAGAGAGCTTTCCAGCTAAAAGTCCTCCAGAAAAAGAATCGGGTATGGAGGAACGCTGGTGAGGTGGAAACGCTGAATTTCAACACCAATCTGGAATCTGGACATGTTATTGGATTGTAATATAAAACCAAACCTCCTCGGATGTTGGAACAATCAAGGCCTACTATCAAAGGGAGGGAATTGGTCTACAAGAATATTGGGTTGTCTCTGTAAACCTAATTGGATATTCATTTTAGCTGTCAtccaaacaaataaaatgttgGATTTATAGTGTTAATTCAAATTTTGAATGTCAATGAATGAAGTAGGCTACTTGTATGCACAGTGCAAGTTCACACCGCAATGGATTTCTTCTAGACTCATCTGTGGAGCTATGTTGCCCCCTATTGGTCACAAGTGTGAATGCATGTTTAATCGATCTTTTGGAGAATACATTTACTGCTCATTTATTTGAACTGCAAATTAACACTGATCAGAGAAGGTCAagcgtttgaaaaaaaaaaaaaacatttatcatAGAACTTTTACTCCCTTTAATTTTCAATTTGGCTGAATATGACCTCACTTGATAAAAAGATTAAATATTTAATGTGCACACGACTTTGATCGTGACGTTAACTGTGGGGAAATATATATCTGAGCCCTGTAATTGCATTCGTTTCTCTGCCTTGATTTGGCTAATGAAGTAGATGTGCTATATGCCTGATTATCATCCTATAGACCCTATTaatctgttcctagagggtTTCCTGTTGAAGAGTTCAAAACCAACGCAAATTctttgaaattaaaattaaCCAGACTTTAGCGCaatgctctacaaaatgtcgcctttaaaactttaaaaccctaattaccattagctcaatgttgttttctgagCCCCTGGAAATGCCTTAAGGAACGCACATGTTTGTAAATGCAGCTGAGAGGATCTACAGAGAGTGCATACTTTGCCAGTACCTTAGCAAAGAAGTAGGAGGTGACCGAGTACATGCCGTCCTCTAGCTCATGGTAGAGCATGGCTCGCTCAGAATGACCTGCCAACGAGGAGTCGTACACATGGATTAGACGCTGGAGGTGACGAGCACATGAATAGAAACAGTTCTGAATAGAAACATCAAACTGGAACTTACTTACTTAAAATACAACAAATACATCTCAAATCAATACCAATATAATAGTTTTGTTTAAACAATATTGGTCATATGATGGGTCATCTGAgatgctgaggtgtgtgtgtgtgtacactacctGTAAAAAGTTTGAGGTCACTtagacattgtttttttaatcagggcagcagttttcagattacattatgtgcttacaactgtacataattgcaaaagggttttctccaatgttttctcagttagccttttaaaatgatatcagattagtgaacagaatgtgcctttggaacattggatgaatggttgtagataatgggcaatgtagatattgcagtaaagatcagccatttctttctacaacagtcgagaacccttttgtaattatgtaagcacataatgtaatctgaaaactgctgccctgattaaaaaagaaTGCAACTGATCCCAGCTGGTATTCTGCAATGCAACTGATCCCAGCTGGTATTCTGCAATGTAACTGATCCCAGCTGgtatggagtggaatggaaaaagtgaccccaaacttttgacagtggtgtatgtatgtgtgcgtgtgcatgtgcgtgtgtgtgtgtgtgtgtgtgtgtgtgtgtgtgtgtgtgtgcgtgtgtgtgtgtgtgtgtgtgtgcgcgcattgtCTCACACTTGGCGATGACGTCTAGCACCACAGCGAATGGCGTGAGGGCCCCGATCATGTAGAGCAGAGCCACCGTGTCCTGCGTGTTCAGCTTGTCAGGCCCCGCCCCGTAGTACAGAAAGCCAATCAGAAGGGACATCAGCAGGGACTCCAGACCATGCACCAGCAGGGTCACCAGGTCACGGTAGTCGTTGTACACCTGTCGCCTAGCAACGTACAGGAAGTGAAGAGCAGAGGAGATGGATCACCCTCTGACGGTCAGGCTACATTGAAAGGTGAGTTTGGCACTCTGGACCAGTGGCTTTTGCTGGGCTTGTAGGGGTCATGCGGCAGTAAACTAATTTGTCTTGTTGGCTTTTAGATAAGATCTGCTGATGCGGCACGGGGACATTCAAGGCTTTTCCCACATGGATTGTTCCTTTCCCTGTCTAGAATTGTCAGAGGGTGGAAATGGCCAAAGAGCATTCAAAACTGCACAATTGCGTAATGAGGTCGGTAAAAGACTAAAGGAAACTAAACATTTTTTCAGTCCTTGTGGTATTTTGATAATTGTCAGTAGTTGGTCAGCAATGACTCACAGGGCATTAAACACTAATGCAGGATCAGGGGTCTGTCTACCTGAAGAGGATGGTGAACTGGTCTAGGGGTCCTGGTAACCGGTCTTTGTTGTTGGACACTGTGATGACCTGCTCAGCTGAACCGGAGGAAGACCTGAGCCAATTAAAATGGAGAAAAGATGTCAGGTGATATGGACAGCTGCTACTAGGCTTGTATTCAAAGTGACGGAAAAGTGCTCTTTACGTTTTGATCCATTTGTAAGCTCCATGGTTGAAATCGCTGCTTTAACATTGCAATGATTGGTTAAATGACCATAACTCTGCGTTCTGATTCTGTGAAACTGAATCCCTGGTGCCGTAATTCTATCTGCCTGCTTGTGATATATCTGGTCATCATGTTGCCATGGAAATGGGAGTGTTTACCTGGTGGGGCTGCGGCGAGCAGGGGAAGGGGAGGCGGAGTCCTGGGACTTCCACACGAAGTCGTGGGTTCCTCTCACCTTCTCCACGAACTGGGCCGCCAGAACCCTGGCCTGGTCCAGACACTCGGCCTCCCTCTCAGCACTACGCCGGTCGATGCTGATCAGGTCCACTGTGGAGGTCAGAACATCAGAACGTCAGCAGCATTCACCTCCTGCTATGCACCTGTGGCTCAACCACTGAAGCAAGttcacacagtgaagtgaaactGGAGTAAAGGGAGGGGATTTAatggatagatactttattgatccctaggggaaattcaagatggatGCTTTTGTCAAAAGCCTCAGGGGCTGGAAACACTTGGGCATCTAACCCGGGCCAACCGCATCTTACTGTTGCTGTACCCGGGCCAACCGCATCTTACTGTTGCTGTGCCAACCGCATCTTACTGTTGCTGTACCCGGGCCAACCGCATCTTACTGTTGCTGTGCCAACCGCATCTTACTGTTGCTGTGCCAACCGCATCTTACTGTTGCTGTACCCGGGCCAACCGCATCTTACTGTTGCTGTGCCAACCGCATCTTACTGTTGCTGTGCCACGCCCCGCCCCGCAACACGCAGATCATGTGTTCAACACCCAAGAAGTCTGACCTGAAGTGTTTATGACCCTTTGGATAAAATGTGTTTGCTACGTTGATCTAAATTTCTTATGTGTAATGTATTAAACTAGGCATTAAAATGTACATTAAAATGCACATAACAGCTCTGCCATACAGTGGAGTATATTataccacatactgtatacacaaaatgtctttttcatttatttatttatctatctatctatctatctatctatctatcaatcactCTTACCCAGAGCAACTTACAGGGAACTCACCATAGTAATTGAAGGGGTTGCAGAGGCGGGGGCAGTTGTGGCTACTCCACCAGTTGCAGAGGCGGGGGCAGTTGTGCAGCAGAGGCGGGGGCAGTTGCAGAGGCGGGGGCACGGGTGGCTACTCCAACTCACCGTAGTAATCGGAGGGGTTGCAGAGGCGGGGGCAGGGGTGGCCCAGTGATGTGAAGTAGGACACCATGTCTTGGGCCGGACCGCAGTATACGGGTGACCCGGCTGCCAGCAAAACCACCAGGTCGAAGAGCTGGAAGATGTCAGAGCGGGGCTGGTGGACCGAGAGCAGAACCAGCCGGTTCCCCTGGGCCAGACGGGACAGCGTGATGACCAGGTTATGGGCTGTGAAGCTGTCCAGGCCAGACGTGGGCTCGTCCAGGATGAGGATACCTGGTCAGGTGGAGTAAAAGAAGCACTGTTTAGATGTAATGCAGTTATGATGGGTTTAGATGTAATGTAGTTATGATAGGTTTAAATGTAATGCAGTTATGATGGGTTTAGATGTAATGCAGTTATGATGGGTTTAGATGTAATGCAGTTATGATAGCTTTAGATGTAATGCAGTTATGATGGGTTTAGATGTAATGCAGTTATGATGGGTTTAGATGTAATGCAGTTATGATAGCTTTAGATGTAATGCAGTTATGATAGGTTTAGATGTAATGCAGTTATGATGGGTTTAGATGTAATGCAGTTATGATGGGTTTAGATGTAATGCAGTTATGATAGCTTTAGATGTAATGCAGTTATGATAGGTTTAGATGTAATGCAGTTATGATAGCTTTAGATGTAATGCAGTTATGATGGGTTTAGATGTAATGCAGTTATGATAGGTTTAGATGTAATGCAGTTATGATGGGTTTAGATGTAATGTAGTTATGATAGGTTTAGATGTAATGCAGTTATGATAGCTTTAGATGTAATGCAGTTATGATAGCTTTAGATGTAATGCAGTTATGATAGGTTTAGATGTAATGCAGTTATGATAGCTTTAGATGTAATGCAGTTATGATAGGTTTAGATGTAATGTAGTTATGATAGGTTTAAATGTAATGCAGTTATGATAGCTTTAGATGTAATGCAGTTATGATAGCTTTAGATGTAATGCAGTTATGATAGCTTTAGATGTAATGCAGTTATGATAGGTTTAAATGTAATGCAGTTATGATAGGTTTAGATGTAATGTAGTTATGATAGGTTTAAATGTAATGCAGTTATGATAGGTTTAAATGTAATGCAGTTATGATGGGTTTAGATGTAATGTAGTTATGATAGGTTTAAATGTAATGCAGTTATGATAGGTTTAAATGTAATGCAGTTATGATAGCTTTAGATGTAATGCAGTTATGATAGGTTTAGATGTAATGCAGTTATGATAGGTTTAGATGTAATGCAGTTATGATAGCTTTAGATGTAATGTTATGATAGCTTTAgatgtcagtgtttcccacagaattgaattctatttgtggtggtaggtttgcagaattaacttgatgcaaacagtttttaacaaattagtgcagtgtggttatgattctaaccagatttaagcacaatttagtacaaccaggaaaatcattgtgtggtggtcaatgttgatattgtggtgggccgccacaaataagtcaatgtatgggaaacactggatgtaATGCAGTTATGATAGGTTTAGATGTAATGTAGTTATGATAGGTTTAAATGTAATGCAGTTATGATAGCTTTAGATGTAATGCAGTTATGATGGGTTTAGATGTAATGCAGTTATGATATGACCAGTTTGGTTGATGCAGGTATGACAGGTTTGGGTGATGCAGGTATGACAGGTTTGGGTGATGCAGGTATGACCAGTTTGGGTGATGCAGGTATGACCACTTTGGGTGAGAGCTGAGCTGGTGTGAGTGGAACAGGTGTGAGTATTACAGGTGAGACGTGCAGGTGTGGCACACCTGAGCTGCCGATGACGGCCAGCATTTGTCCACTGTGGACGTGCAGGTTGAGGCCCTGGATGGCCTTCTGTTTGCTGCCCTGGACCTCCCACGGCATCTTAAATTCCGACAGCTTCTCATACCAGGGGATCTGGGCAGCAGTGTCCACCTGGAgcgcaatgcacacacacacacaccacttcagtATTTAAAATGACTGAATAAGTAAGATAAGCAGTATGGTAGGGAGACATTAGCTGACCGGTCAACGAAGGCGGCCATTTTACCTCATAGTGCAAGTTGTTGACCTCCAGCTTATTCTGCCCCCCACTGTAGGTGAAGTAGAGACTGCTGTCCTCCTCTGCAGACGAGAAGAGCCTGATGACATGTCCCTGtggatcacaacacacacagagcactcgCTGTAACAACACAGTCTCAcgttaacacaacacacacagagcactcgCTGTAACAACACAGTCTCACGTTCCTAAcacaactcaacacacacagaataatcGCTCTAACAACACAGTCTCATGTTCCTAACACAAGCACATGTTCACATACTCTCAatgtgtcacattttcaaaacaatatacccactcacacacacacatacttccccATACTCACTATAAAAGAACTACACAGTGTGTGTcccaacacaaaaaaacacactcaaacattcacatacagtacagtactggCTATGAAAGAACTACACAATGTCACATTCCCAACcgaactcaacacacacattcatgtactTGTTGTAAAAGAATAACACAGTGCCACATTcccaatacaacacaacacacacacacacacacacacacacacacacacaaatagacatagATAGACAAGGGACATTGAAAGTGCTTgaatttatatattttgtttgtctGCCATCACTAACACAGCATAACCGAGAAGTGCTCACACATTCAAacctttttctctttttaattGTCTTGAGCTTCTGTAAAGTTTGCTTCTTCTCGTTATAAAGAATTGGCcgtaacagtaggcctactgccgTATGCCGTGTTCGCCTCTTAAATCTGAGGGAACAGGGTCTGGAAAGTCTTTGGAAATGGTTGATTTCGATGCTCAAGTTGTGGGAGTTCTGCTTGTTACTCTCTTTACAGATTCAGCAGCATTAGTCTCTCAATCCCTACAGTACAGGCAGAATATAACGCAGAACATAAATCTGAGCTCATGCTTTTACGGCAACCAATGAGGGCCAAAACACAAATACCATTTCTACACATGAGAGGTGTAGGTGGTTTGATTTATTAATACACAAATGCACTGTCTTGAAGTGGGCTATAACTCCAAAACAGTATTCTCAACTGATTCACATCACATGTAGATTTTCAACAGACATTCTGTTGAATAGGCCTATTGTGCGTATACATTTAGTCCTACTGTTGGTTCTGCTAGTTTTGGAGAATTTCTGAGTAAGATTCATTTTGGTGATGAATTGATAATTGCATACTCTAGCCTAGAGCCTTACGTGTACCTCTCGTGCCATCTCAGAATCATAATTCTTAGTACTTATTGACAGAATTGAAAAAAGATCTCTCAAGCATGGTCTTAGGACTCCCATATAATTTTAATAAGACTATCCAGCTTTGGCAGCTGGAAGAGCTTAATTCcatcctcatctcctcctgcaTAATGAAGAACTCATAGAGACCTGACAGCATTAGGGGTTGGCTAAATGGCATGCTATTGGTCACAATGCAGCATAGGCACAGAATGAAGGCCTTATTCTTCTGATGCGAAAAATGGGAGCCATTTCATCCCTTTTTATCATGTTATCATTTGACATTTTAAATGCCAATCCAGTCATTATCGGCCATTATGACATATCGGCTGAAGTACTTAAGTCCAAGAGCTTGCTGCAGCCTTTCAATTCCTTTTGCTCGGGATGCACTTTCTGGATGAAACGTAAAACTAAATTGATATGCCCTGATTGCTGGCTTATACTAGCGATCATGTTGTAATGGCAGAGCTTATGCTTCAGTTGATTTGATGCCAATGGGCTTGGATAATAGACCAATGCGCATGGATCAGAGTCCAGTCCTTCAGACTtgcacatgtaggcctatatatattacataatgTCTGTCTAATCAAAGACTGACTTTATGAGGAAACACTCCTGCTGATTTGTGTAAATTGATCTTGACAtcaaattattttcattaaaaCAGAATCTGGGTGAGGGATGACGAGCGTCAGCATTTGCGTAAAAGTCAGAATGCGAACTGTGTTGACTTCTACACTATGTGCTTAACTTTGTGTCACTCTGTGTCTAAACTAGGTAGGTGCTGACGAACTCACCTTTTTGATGGCCTTTGGCGAGCCGGTGTGACTGTCAGTGTCAAACACGTCTCCATTATCCGCCATGGTTTCTCTATTCCCGCAGAGTATCACGACATGTGGTCCTTGGGTACTTTTCGCCCGGTCCGTCAAATGCCTGTAGGATTACCAAGCTCCTCTCGCTGCTTTCACAGTAACTAGACTGAGGGACAGTGGCAGAGTAACCCCTGGCTTTATAGACTACGGGGCAAAGGTCGGGCTGATAAGAGGATGGTGGTTATGCCAACCACACTAGGCTAACAGTCCCGTCTCGACCTGTCTAGCAGTTGGTCTGCATCAGTCATGCAGGACTGATACTTAAGAAACACCTACGGATGAACCTCTCTCTGACTTATATTACTGACGGATGATACGAGGAGAAATGTCTAATTCTTACTCAGTTGAAAACAACGGCTGGGAGAAGGAGGCCTCGTTCCAGGACTCGTTCACAGCTTCGTCGGAGAAGACGAGAGAGATTGACAGTACAGGGTGCTTAGACCGGTCCCAACCTTCCTGCTGTTTGAGTGTGAGCAACGTGTCCTACAAAGTCAGGTAGGATAATTTAGGACTCGTTAATTCAACAGTGACATATGTAAACATGACATTGTGAATCCCAACGTCGGGATTGCAGTTATGAAGTGTGGATAAATATTTGaacaagtgtttgtttgtggaggGTTTTCATCGAGGTCGCTGAACTCGGGTGAGTTCACCTAAGCACCTATTTTAAGCTATCCTGTAAATgccatttttctttttgtagctactgtattattattattattgggggccaagcagcgaagctgcgaggacctcattgtgtttctacgttttcctattattattattattatatgcaatgggagtctatggcagcccataggtTCTATATAGTaaggtaaaaagttgggaaatttggcacactgattggggacggtcccatgattcatgtcaccaagtttcatgtcggcaactcgaaccctctagcgccaccaacaggccaaagttggacgtgcgttcatgaatccttggaccaagccgagttcaacgcaccctatgacgtcattttccgccatgatggattttccgccattttggatttcatcaaaaacacttaaaatgtatcaggggtcacatactttctctgattcccaccaaatttgacacagatcatcttcagaccaagcctcataAAAGTTATCACTTTTGTCTTCAAAGTATTACCGTTACCGCCCgtaaaagccaatcaaaatttgcgcggcaccaaacaggaagtgagctcatatctcagcaacccttgcatgtatcaaaaccaaacttggtacattgactcatgaccccatcaggaggaccctcaagaaatggtgacctttgacctctagggggcgctgtaatttacaaacatgccttttggcctgtagctgctgctgtgcttagaattaaattgtaatagtggtgtctggtaatactgtgaaaggtccttaggtcaactgagggcaacttgtcacatcaatataatttattcgggtcgccatatttgatttgaacaaaaacaccaacaatttcgctggggtcacaaatttcatctgatcttcaccaaaattggcacagaccatcttcagaccatgccttgtcacttcatttatttctgtaacaattgatagaagcgttaagcccgtcacatccaatcaagaaatttgtggcgaagctgccaaacaggaagtgagctcatatctcagcaatgcgttgcatgtatcaaaaccaaacttggtacatggactcatgaccccatcaggtgaatgccaaagaaattttgtgacctttgacctctagggtcactgcaattagcaaaaatgcatattgccttgtaacttttgacgtgctagacgtgaaacttgctttgacagcttatggccatacgtctgattgcagcattgagctaacagcatttcgttgccatggttactccggcctatctgcttggcccctcattgctgcttgcagctatatttattattattattattattattattattattattattattattattattttttcaaaaaCAAGTAGTTTCGTGCAGGCCTGTTGGAAGGGTGAATGTGTGCCTACAAGACACAGAGTAATTTAAATGTGAGGTatgatttctttatttttctatattttttaaaaaattctgtaggctacagtacaaCTTTCAGTAGAAACACATTCAATTGGTTTTAAACTCAATAGATTCTGAAGACTGCCTAAGGCCGAATTACAGCCATTGCGATATCTACCACCAATGCCTCTTTCACTCATAATGCTTAATCATTAAATATGTCAAAGTCTATAACATAATACTGCTGCTTTATTCTTTAACAGTGAAATAGCAATCAGAAGAGAGAACATATTGGGAATTGAATTTATGAATCCAATCAATTGGATACTCAACcacaacataggcctacctctcAACAGTGGTTTTGTTATAAAATAGGGTTGGAACTCTAAATATAGGTGTAAATACCTCTCTATGGCTTGTGAGGTTGTCAAGGATGGCCAATGAGTGAACAAAACAGCTGCTATTTGCAACACTAAATAGTTAGTACTACTAATAGTAAAATGTCACCAATGTGTTTGATTCCTAAATATTTACTTAACAATATCATACTATAACTATATAAGCATTCACTGTATGGATTTTCAAGTTGTCACTTGTAACATCCATTGTAACATCCAATTTTTCTTTGAATGTTAATTGGGTAGAATATGTTACTGTTAATGTGTTGTAAAACATAACACTGTTGATTTATTCTAAGGGATGTTAGTGTGAATGCCTCTATGCACAATATGGAAAGTAGGAGTTGTGTTAATTTAGTAGTTTTAAACTAAAATGTAAAACTGTAGCTTTACTGTAACTCACCATATAGAAGGTTGATTTTGCAcagatctgtttttttttgtgtgtgtgtgtgtgtgtgtgtgtagttatgccattaacgtgtgtgtgtgtgtgtgtgtgtgtgtgtgtgtgtgcgtgcatgtcagTGAGCGAGTAGGTCCGTGGTGGGATCTCCCTTCCTACAGGAAGAAATGGACGAGGCAGATCCTCAACAATGTGTCCTTTCATGTGGAGAGTGGTCAGCTCATGGGTATCTTAGGAAACTCAGGtgggacacacacgcacacacacacacacacacacacacacacacatgcacacacatatagtcgcacacacacacacacacacacacacatgcacacacagacttagacagccacacacatacgcacacacacacacacaaac
Proteins encoded:
- the abcg8 gene encoding ATP-binding cassette sub-family G member 8, which gives rise to MADNGDVFDTDSHTGSPKAIKKGHVIRLFSSAEEDSSLYFTYSGGQNKLEVNNLHYEVDTAAQIPWYEKLSEFKMPWEVQGSKQKAIQGLNLHVHSGQMLAVIGSSGVPHLHVSPVILTPVPLTPAQLSPKVVIPASPKLVIPASPKPVIPASPKRILILDEPTSGLDSFTAHNLVITLSRLAQGNRLVLLSVHQPRSDIFQLFDLVVLLAAGSPVYCGPAQDMVSYFTSLGHPCPRLCNPSDYYVDLISIDRRSAEREAECLDQARVLAAQFVEKVRGTHDFVWKSQDSASPSPARRSPTRSSSGSAEQVITVSNNKDRLPGPLDQFTILFRRQVYNDYRDLVTLLVHGLESLLMSLLIGFLYYGAGPDKLNTQDTVALLYMIGALTPFAVVLDVIAKCHSERAMLYHELEDGMYSVTSYFFAKIVGELPEHCVFTLVYGVPIYWLAGMNEAVDRFFLNFLLVWLMVYCSRAMALFVAATFPTLQTSAFMGNAFFTVFYLTGGFVISLENLWLVASWLSHASFMRWGFDGMLQVQFEGLQLPVTIGNFTFNVDGIHVVEAMHMNQYPLYSCYLVLIGVCVGFMMLYYLALRYIKQKSSQDW